One window of the Burkholderia ubonensis subsp. mesacidophila genome contains the following:
- a CDS encoding ornithine carbamoyltransferase: MSFNLHNRNLLSLIHHNTRELRYLLDLARDLKRAKYSGTEQPHLVRKNIALIFEKTSTRTRCAFEVAAYDQGANVTYIDPTSSQIGHKESMKDTARVLGRMYDAIEYRGFSQEIVEELAHHAGVPVFNGLTDEYHPTQMLADVLTMREHSDKPLHDISYAYLGDARNNMGNSLLLIGAKLGMDVRIGAPKSLWPSAELVAQCEAFAAESGARITLTEDPLEAVKGVDFIHTDVWVSMGEPVEAWDERIKALLPYQVNRKLIESTGNPRTRFMHCLPAFHNCETKVGKQIAERYPHLKDGIEVTDEVFESPRCIAFEQAENRMHTIKAVLVSTLGGI, translated from the coding sequence ATGAGCTTCAACCTGCACAATCGCAACCTGCTGAGCCTGATTCACCACAACACGCGCGAGCTGCGCTACCTGCTCGATCTCGCGCGCGACCTGAAGCGCGCGAAGTACAGCGGCACCGAGCAGCCGCATCTCGTGCGCAAGAACATCGCGCTCATTTTCGAAAAGACGTCGACCCGCACGCGCTGCGCATTCGAGGTCGCCGCATACGACCAGGGCGCGAACGTCACGTACATCGACCCGACGTCGTCGCAGATCGGCCACAAGGAAAGCATGAAGGACACCGCGCGCGTGCTCGGCCGGATGTACGACGCGATCGAGTATCGCGGCTTCAGCCAGGAGATCGTCGAGGAGCTCGCGCATCATGCGGGCGTGCCCGTGTTCAACGGCCTCACCGACGAATACCATCCGACGCAGATGCTGGCCGACGTGCTGACGATGCGCGAGCACAGCGACAAGCCGCTGCACGACATCAGCTATGCGTATCTCGGCGACGCGCGCAACAACATGGGCAACTCGCTGCTCCTGATCGGCGCGAAGCTCGGGATGGACGTGCGGATCGGCGCGCCGAAGTCGCTGTGGCCCTCCGCCGAGCTCGTCGCGCAGTGCGAGGCGTTCGCGGCCGAAAGCGGCGCGCGGATCACGCTGACCGAAGACCCGCTCGAAGCGGTCAAGGGCGTCGACTTCATCCACACGGACGTGTGGGTGTCGATGGGCGAGCCGGTCGAAGCGTGGGACGAGCGGATCAAGGCGCTGCTGCCGTATCAGGTGAACCGCAAGCTGATCGAATCGACCGGCAACCCGCGCACGCGCTTCATGCACTGCCTGCCGGCGTTCCACAACTGCGAGACGAAGGTCGGCAAGCAGATCGCCGAGCGCTATCCGCATCTGAAGGACGGCATCGAAGTCACCGACGAGGTGTTCGAATCCCCGCGCTGCATCGCGTTCGAGCAGGCGGAAAACCGCATGCACACGATCAAGGCAGTCCTCGTGTCGACGCTCGGCGGCATCTGA
- the arcC gene encoding carbamate kinase, producing the protein MRIVIALGGNALLQRNQPMTETQQRENVKIAVAQMAQIAPGNELVIAHGNGPQVGLLALQGAAYTAVAPYPLDVLGAQTEGMIGYLIEQEMGNLLPPDAPFATLLTQVEVDPADPAFDHPTKPIGPVYVREEAERLAHEKGWSIAPDGDKFRRVVPSPRPRRIFEIRPIKWLLEQGTIVICAGGGGIPTRYDANGKLSGVEAVIDKDLCAALLGRELHADLLVIATDVDGAYIDWGKPTQSLIEAAHPDELERLGFAAGSMGPKVQAAIEFARETGRDAVIGSLADIVAISEGRAGTRVSTKVDGIRYRKPQ; encoded by the coding sequence ATGCGTATCGTCATCGCATTGGGCGGCAACGCGCTCCTGCAGCGCAATCAGCCGATGACCGAAACCCAGCAGCGCGAGAACGTGAAGATCGCGGTCGCGCAGATGGCGCAGATCGCGCCCGGCAACGAGCTCGTGATCGCGCACGGCAACGGGCCGCAGGTCGGCCTGCTCGCGCTGCAGGGCGCGGCCTACACCGCGGTCGCCCCCTACCCGCTCGACGTGCTCGGCGCGCAGACGGAAGGGATGATCGGCTACCTGATCGAACAGGAAATGGGCAATCTGCTGCCGCCCGACGCGCCGTTTGCGACGCTGCTCACGCAGGTCGAGGTCGATCCGGCCGATCCCGCGTTCGACCATCCGACCAAGCCGATCGGCCCCGTCTACGTACGCGAGGAGGCCGAACGGCTCGCGCACGAGAAAGGCTGGAGCATCGCGCCGGACGGCGACAAGTTCCGCCGCGTGGTGCCGAGCCCGCGGCCGCGGCGCATCTTCGAGATCCGGCCGATCAAGTGGCTGCTCGAGCAAGGCACGATCGTGATCTGCGCGGGCGGCGGCGGCATTCCGACGCGCTACGACGCGAACGGCAAGCTCTCGGGCGTCGAGGCGGTGATCGACAAGGATCTGTGCGCGGCGCTGCTCGGACGCGAACTGCACGCGGACCTGCTCGTGATCGCGACCGACGTCGACGGCGCATACATCGACTGGGGCAAGCCGACCCAGTCGCTGATCGAGGCCGCGCATCCGGATGAGCTCGAGCGGCTCGGCTTCGCGGCCGGCTCGATGGGGCCGAAGGTCCAGGCGGCGATCGAGTTCGCGCGCGAGACCGGGCGGGACGCCGTGATCGGCTCGCTCGCGGACATCGTCGCGATCTCCGAAGGCCGCGCCGGCACGCGCGTCAGCACGAAGGTCGACGGCATTCGCTATCGCAAGCCGCAATAA
- the sctC gene encoding type III secretion system outer membrane ring subunit SctC: MKAKIPVLLSLLCSLASLSVDAAPIRWRSPEIQYAAEGKDVKDVLRDLAASQNIAANVAPGVGGAVSGKMKMSPQRFLDTLAASFGFVWYYDGTVLHVTPASDMKSTLVKLDHANTGDLRDLLEQMKVADPRYPVTYNAQQRTALVAGPPRYVELVTSVAARLDENSARTGGTRIRVFSLKHAWAADRDVNVDGTTVTMPGVASLLNRMYHPGEGKHASQTTVGKPISRAAPMMDLGGGRSGVPPLPPLPPYMQGAQSGDGALAQGGGQGGDPRPSGMLAAAIANAGPARAPGGAPDASGGGANGVPVGAADAADLPVIQADPRTNSILVRDVPEHMTQYPDLIALLDVKPRLIEIEARMIEIDEGALRQLGIDWRAHNSHFDLQTGTGLTSQNSYANGSLNPTFGSISLSGNDSGGVSASPLGLSLTAVLGDAGRYLLARINALESSNQARTDASPKVTTLDNVEAVMDNKRQFFVRVAGYTSADLYSISTGVSLRVLPMVVEEGGRTQIKLDVRIVDGELSRQTVDNIPVIVSTEINTQAFIEQGQALLIAGYKMDARSSTQSGVPVLSKLPLIGALFRSTDKQDSHSERLFLVTPRVIEP; the protein is encoded by the coding sequence ATGAAGGCCAAGATCCCCGTTTTGCTGTCCCTGCTGTGCTCGCTCGCGAGCCTTTCCGTCGACGCCGCGCCGATCCGCTGGCGCAGCCCCGAAATCCAGTACGCGGCGGAAGGCAAGGACGTGAAGGACGTGCTGCGCGATCTCGCCGCGAGCCAGAACATCGCGGCGAACGTCGCGCCCGGCGTGGGCGGCGCCGTCAGCGGCAAGATGAAGATGTCGCCGCAGCGCTTCCTCGACACGCTCGCCGCATCGTTCGGCTTCGTCTGGTACTACGACGGCACCGTGCTGCACGTGACGCCCGCGAGCGACATGAAGAGCACCCTCGTCAAGCTCGACCACGCGAACACCGGCGACCTGCGCGACCTGCTCGAGCAGATGAAGGTTGCCGACCCGCGCTATCCGGTCACCTACAACGCGCAGCAGCGCACCGCGCTCGTCGCGGGGCCGCCGCGCTACGTCGAGCTCGTGACGAGCGTCGCCGCGCGGCTCGACGAGAATTCCGCGCGCACGGGCGGCACGCGGATCCGCGTGTTCTCGCTGAAGCACGCGTGGGCCGCGGATCGCGACGTGAACGTCGACGGCACGACCGTGACGATGCCGGGCGTCGCGTCGCTGCTGAACCGGATGTATCACCCGGGCGAAGGCAAGCACGCGTCGCAGACGACGGTCGGCAAGCCGATCAGCCGCGCCGCGCCGATGATGGATCTCGGCGGCGGACGCAGCGGCGTGCCGCCGTTGCCGCCGCTGCCGCCGTACATGCAGGGCGCCCAGTCGGGCGACGGCGCGCTCGCGCAGGGCGGCGGCCAGGGGGGCGACCCGCGTCCGAGCGGGATGCTCGCCGCGGCGATCGCGAATGCGGGCCCGGCGCGGGCGCCGGGCGGCGCGCCCGACGCGAGCGGCGGCGGCGCGAACGGCGTGCCCGTGGGCGCGGCCGACGCGGCCGACCTGCCGGTGATCCAGGCCGATCCGCGCACGAACTCGATTCTCGTGCGCGACGTGCCGGAGCACATGACGCAGTACCCGGACCTGATCGCGCTGCTCGACGTGAAGCCGCGCCTGATCGAGATCGAGGCGCGCATGATCGAGATCGACGAAGGCGCGCTCAGGCAGCTCGGCATCGACTGGCGCGCGCACAACAGCCATTTCGACCTGCAGACGGGCACCGGGCTGACGTCGCAGAATTCGTATGCGAACGGCTCGCTGAATCCGACCTTCGGCTCGATCTCGCTGTCCGGCAACGATTCGGGCGGCGTGTCGGCGAGCCCGCTCGGCCTGTCGCTGACGGCCGTGCTCGGCGACGCGGGCCGCTATCTGCTCGCGCGGATCAACGCGCTCGAATCGTCGAACCAGGCGCGCACCGACGCGAGCCCGAAAGTCACCACGCTCGACAACGTCGAGGCGGTGATGGACAACAAGCGGCAGTTCTTCGTGCGGGTCGCGGGCTATACGTCGGCCGACCTGTACAGCATTTCGACCGGCGTGTCGCTGCGCGTGCTGCCGATGGTCGTCGAGGAGGGCGGGCGCACGCAGATCAAGCTCGACGTGCGGATCGTCGACGGCGAACTGTCGCGGCAGACGGTCGACAACATTCCGGTGATCGTGTCGACCGAGATCAACACGCAGGCGTTCATCGAGCAGGGGCAGGCGCTGCTGATCGCAGGCTACAAGATGGATGCGCGCTCGAGCACGCAATCGGGCGTGCCGGTGCTGTCGAAGCTGCCGCTCATCGGCGCGCTGTTCCGCTCGACCGACAAGCAGGACAGCCACAGCGAGCGGCTCTTTCTCGTGACGCCGCGTGTGATCGAGCCTTGA
- the pilV gene encoding shufflon system plasmid conjugative transfer pilus tip adhesin PilV, with translation MHIKSYRRRARGFALIEMLGALAIAALMLAGIAVLMDTSLDDVRAQQAAQYQAQVTAAATRALKRDYDAWIQRTGTKQPVVMTLAELQASGDLSAALQSRNAYGQNTCVMVKQTANGRGLDALVVTTGGEAIGDVELGPIAAGSGPGGGSISARIPTEARGAYDAWRMPLATFMGVAAPKCDPNDAAPPNAGHLANEIFFNGPGQQVNNEYLYRVDIGGHPEVNTMQVPIWLTHTFVEGTPDAKYCGTAGSYANGKLGADAAGNLLSCRNGMWRGAGGHWKNPVDTANDLPVDPVNTPPAEKVNETGDVRLTLDKFRAYAWTGYGWQALAVDQNDNLIVPGVVSAKQYEITGRVVVNTPCAPDSSRKDAGLISMGQDGQVLSCQNGKWLPQSGIKIGSTDMDCQILMATPGATDFSQCSYTYTGGYPNGSFITYAEDGTYTYRIERPVTLDNNGLISVSAYMHMSYAICNSKGWEGQMRLVVDIVDNQSKKIIAHGDAQSPKLIDDAATINVTLNQAAEPRQGYTVVLYSNWATYDRPATPWTSNYCNSRKTFLQTPLATGWTINSFY, from the coding sequence ATGCATATCAAGTCTTATCGCCGCCGCGCGCGCGGCTTCGCGCTGATCGAGATGCTCGGCGCGCTGGCGATCGCCGCGCTGATGCTCGCCGGTATCGCTGTATTGATGGATACGTCGCTCGACGACGTGCGCGCGCAGCAGGCCGCGCAATACCAGGCGCAGGTGACGGCCGCGGCGACGCGTGCGTTGAAGCGCGATTACGACGCGTGGATACAACGGACCGGCACGAAGCAGCCGGTCGTGATGACGCTCGCCGAATTGCAGGCGAGCGGTGACCTGTCGGCCGCGCTGCAGTCGCGCAACGCCTATGGCCAGAACACCTGCGTGATGGTCAAGCAGACCGCGAACGGGCGCGGCCTCGATGCACTTGTCGTGACGACGGGCGGCGAGGCGATCGGCGACGTGGAGCTGGGGCCGATCGCCGCGGGGTCCGGTCCGGGCGGCGGATCGATCAGCGCGCGCATTCCGACGGAGGCGCGCGGCGCATACGACGCGTGGCGGATGCCGCTCGCCACGTTCATGGGCGTTGCCGCGCCGAAGTGCGATCCGAACGACGCCGCGCCGCCGAACGCCGGTCACCTCGCAAATGAAATCTTCTTCAACGGCCCGGGCCAGCAGGTCAACAACGAATACCTGTACCGCGTCGACATCGGCGGCCATCCGGAGGTGAACACGATGCAGGTGCCGATCTGGCTCACGCATACGTTCGTCGAAGGCACGCCCGACGCCAAATACTGCGGAACGGCCGGCAGCTACGCGAACGGCAAGCTCGGCGCCGACGCGGCCGGCAATCTGCTGAGCTGCAGGAACGGCATGTGGCGCGGCGCCGGCGGTCATTGGAAAAATCCCGTCGACACGGCGAACGACCTGCCGGTCGACCCGGTGAACACCCCGCCCGCCGAAAAGGTGAACGAAACCGGCGACGTTCGCCTTACGCTCGACAAGTTCCGCGCCTACGCGTGGACGGGCTACGGCTGGCAGGCGCTCGCCGTGGACCAGAACGACAACCTGATCGTGCCCGGCGTCGTCTCGGCCAAACAGTATGAAATCACCGGGCGCGTCGTCGTCAACACGCCGTGCGCGCCCGATTCGAGCCGGAAGGATGCAGGGCTCATATCGATGGGCCAGGACGGACAAGTGCTGTCATGCCAGAACGGCAAGTGGCTGCCGCAGTCCGGGATCAAGATCGGCAGCACCGACATGGACTGCCAGATCCTGATGGCGACGCCGGGCGCGACCGATTTCTCGCAATGCTCGTACACCTACACCGGCGGCTATCCGAACGGCTCGTTCATCACCTACGCAGAGGACGGCACCTACACGTACCGGATCGAACGTCCCGTCACGCTCGACAACAACGGGCTCATTTCGGTGAGCGCGTACATGCACATGAGCTACGCGATCTGCAATTCGAAAGGCTGGGAAGGACAGATGCGGCTCGTCGTCGACATTGTCGATAACCAGAGCAAGAAGATCATCGCGCATGGCGACGCGCAGTCGCCGAAGCTCATCGACGATGCGGCGACGATCAACGTCACGCTGAACCAGGCCGCCGAGCCGAGGCAGGGCTACACGGTCGTGCTGTACAGCAACTGGGCGACCTACGACCGCCCCGCGACGCCGTGGACGTCGAATTACTGCAACAGCAGGAAGACCTTCCTCCAGACGCCGCTCGCAACCGGCTGGACCATCAATTCGTTCTATTGA
- the pilM gene encoding type IV pilus biogenesis protein PilM, whose product MYALAAVLSFASIAAVYATLQGQSAIPALQPPRIAQALADNLAIYRQAALDYARLHPGTRGAVSATQLTFPSWYPGANPLWRNYVAGGTVVTYAAAPPPVNISGEIATLADGSLLAGVAYRGAVVRAGYARSDLPSNGVPLPAGLKIANGLPVWMGQAY is encoded by the coding sequence ATGTACGCCCTCGCCGCCGTGCTGTCCTTCGCTTCGATCGCCGCTGTCTACGCGACGCTGCAAGGCCAGTCCGCCATTCCCGCGCTGCAGCCGCCGCGCATCGCGCAGGCGCTCGCCGACAACCTTGCGATCTATCGCCAGGCGGCGCTCGACTACGCGCGCCTGCATCCAGGCACGCGCGGCGCGGTGTCGGCGACACAACTGACGTTTCCTTCGTGGTATCCGGGCGCGAACCCGTTGTGGCGCAACTACGTCGCGGGCGGCACGGTCGTCACCTATGCGGCCGCACCGCCGCCCGTGAACATCTCGGGCGAGATTGCGACGCTCGCGGACGGCTCGCTGCTCGCGGGCGTCGCCTATCGCGGCGCGGTCGTGCGGGCGGGCTACGCGCGCAGCGATCTTCCTTCGAACGGCGTGCCGCTGCCCGCCGGGCTGAAGATTGCGAACGGCCTTCCGGTATGGATGGGGCAAGCGTACTGA
- a CDS encoding type 4 pilus major pilin: MKPLANPPAYRHQPAFCRRHRKQRGASLLESIAYLGVAAIVIVGAIALLGSAFSSANTNRLAEELNAIQTGTKKLYMGQVNNYGNNVDLNANLIAAKVFPGTLPVNNAIVSNAWGGNVTVTGQGQTFTVQYTNIPRDICINTLTAGGNWRLVAVGQNAGINYPVTPAAATAACVDNATIIWTSN, encoded by the coding sequence ATGAAACCACTCGCCAACCCTCCCGCCTATCGACACCAGCCGGCGTTCTGCCGGCGCCACCGCAAGCAGCGCGGCGCATCGCTGCTCGAGAGCATCGCGTATCTCGGCGTCGCCGCGATCGTGATCGTCGGCGCGATCGCGCTGCTCGGCTCGGCGTTTTCGAGCGCGAACACGAACCGGCTCGCCGAGGAGCTGAATGCGATTCAGACGGGGACCAAGAAGCTTTATATGGGGCAGGTGAACAATTACGGCAATAACGTCGATCTCAACGCGAACCTGATCGCGGCGAAGGTGTTTCCGGGCACGCTGCCTGTCAACAATGCAATCGTATCGAACGCATGGGGCGGGAACGTCACGGTGACGGGGCAAGGACAGACCTTCACCGTTCAGTACACGAACATTCCGCGCGATATCTGCATCAACACGTTGACGGCGGGCGGCAACTGGCGGTTGGTTGCGGTCGGTCAGAATGCCGGGATCAACTATCCGGTCACGCCGGCCGCCGCGACGGCGGCCTGCGTGGACAACGCCACGATCATCTGGACGTCGAACTGA
- a CDS encoding type II secretion system F family protein, whose translation MALELNRRWAKLCLNADERLRVYRKIAKMLGNGLPLLKVLEELEWRASREGRKPREPLALVLADWRLAVQNGGMLSEAMETWVPATEQMIVAAGEQAGRIEDALASVADIVQSGRKISRAVTGGVAYPVGLVVMVIGYLYLFGTHVIPKFALIADPTHWHGAARSLYLMSLFVQGWMLVVVALLVAAFAALAWSLPRWRGPLRIYADRVPPYSIYRLVAGSGFLIAFSALQASGVTVEKALLKIGAVAGPWLRERIDDTLVGVKSGLNAGEALHNTGYHFPSREIVEDLCIYAEFGGFDAALKMLADEWLEEGVARITAQMRVLNGAAIVVLAMLIGWLVTGFFGIQQEIAAMTRAMH comes from the coding sequence ATGGCACTTGAGCTGAATCGCCGCTGGGCGAAGCTGTGCCTGAATGCCGACGAGCGGCTGCGCGTCTATCGGAAGATCGCGAAGATGCTCGGCAACGGGCTACCGCTGCTCAAGGTGCTCGAAGAGCTCGAATGGCGTGCGTCGCGCGAGGGCCGCAAGCCGCGCGAGCCGCTCGCGCTCGTGCTGGCCGACTGGCGCCTCGCGGTGCAGAACGGGGGGATGCTGTCCGAGGCGATGGAAACGTGGGTGCCCGCGACCGAGCAGATGATCGTCGCGGCGGGCGAGCAGGCGGGGCGCATCGAGGACGCGCTCGCGTCGGTGGCCGACATCGTGCAGTCGGGCCGCAAGATCAGCCGCGCGGTCACGGGCGGCGTCGCGTATCCGGTCGGGCTCGTCGTGATGGTGATCGGCTACCTGTACCTGTTCGGCACGCACGTGATCCCGAAATTCGCGCTGATCGCCGATCCGACGCACTGGCACGGCGCCGCGCGCTCGCTGTACCTGATGTCGCTGTTCGTGCAGGGCTGGATGCTCGTCGTCGTCGCGCTGCTCGTCGCCGCGTTTGCCGCGCTCGCGTGGTCGCTGCCGCGCTGGCGCGGGCCGCTGCGCATCTACGCGGACCGCGTGCCGCCTTATTCGATCTACCGGCTCGTCGCGGGCAGCGGTTTCCTGATCGCGTTCTCGGCGCTGCAGGCGTCGGGCGTCACGGTCGAGAAGGCGCTGCTCAAGATCGGCGCGGTCGCGGGGCCGTGGCTGCGCGAGCGGATCGACGACACGCTGGTCGGCGTGAAGTCCGGCCTCAACGCCGGCGAGGCGCTGCACAACACCGGCTATCACTTTCCGTCGCGCGAGATCGTCGAGGATCTGTGCATCTACGCCGAATTCGGCGGCTTCGACGCGGCGCTCAAGATGCTCGCCGACGAATGGCTCGAAGAGGGCGTCGCGCGCATCACCGCGCAGATGCGCGTGCTGAACGGCGCCGCGATCGTCGTGCTGGCGATGCTGATCGGCTGGCTCGTGACGGGCTTTTTCGGTATCCAGCAGGAAATCGCCGCGATGACGCGCGCGATGCATTGA
- a CDS encoding GspE/PulE family protein, with amino-acid sequence MSQDAQRPDPAFARATPPAGAGADAAQPRGLRAVSEAGDFAASVEERKFVCLFDDGRLLIAEGHEMNPFVLSYRARLDRMGRPYRPAPATLMQVREAYRQHVAGGGERLDHTVMQVLAKELIGRACRERASDIHIRVRRFSTEVFFRIHNELLRVNEHTREHGERLLATLYGAMTTVSDNSYRPNERQDASIGDRDKLPDDLYGVRIATTPTNEGSLMVLRLLYNDAGDATDLAALGFAPEHVAAFRTLRAQPHGMNIISGPTGSGKSTTLQRMLAAQIDESRGSLHVITVEDPIEYPIGGAVQTPVANAPTEEARALAFAAAITNAMRLDPDTIMIGEIRDRASGQTALRASMTGHQVWTTVHANSALAIADRLIDLGLHARMVTDHTVVSGLISQRLVKLLCPHCKLRLVDHPDRIEPGLFARLRLALDSRMHDVCIAGDGCAHCRTVGTIGRTVVAEVILPDARLFEFLRDGDKAGALEYWTRTLGGVTLGEHALRKVAAGLVDPRGVERIVGTLAPVSGEARQQLSLVGFSYGT; translated from the coding sequence ATGAGCCAGGACGCGCAACGACCCGACCCGGCGTTCGCGCGCGCGACGCCGCCCGCCGGCGCCGGCGCCGACGCCGCGCAGCCGCGCGGCCTGCGCGCCGTCAGCGAAGCGGGCGATTTCGCCGCGAGCGTCGAGGAGCGCAAGTTCGTCTGCCTGTTCGACGACGGGCGCCTGCTGATTGCCGAAGGCCACGAGATGAATCCGTTCGTGCTGTCGTATCGCGCGCGGCTCGACCGGATGGGCCGGCCGTACCGGCCGGCGCCGGCGACGCTGATGCAGGTGCGCGAGGCGTACCGGCAGCACGTCGCGGGCGGCGGCGAGCGGCTCGATCACACGGTGATGCAGGTGCTCGCGAAGGAGCTGATCGGCCGCGCGTGCCGCGAGCGCGCGTCCGACATCCATATCCGCGTGCGCCGCTTCAGCACCGAGGTCTTCTTCCGGATCCACAACGAGCTCTTGCGCGTGAACGAGCACACGCGCGAGCACGGCGAGCGGCTGCTCGCGACGCTGTACGGCGCGATGACGACCGTGTCGGACAACAGCTACCGGCCGAACGAGCGGCAGGACGCGAGCATCGGCGATCGCGACAAGCTGCCGGACGACCTGTACGGCGTGCGGATCGCGACGACGCCGACCAACGAAGGCAGCCTGATGGTGCTGCGGCTGCTCTACAACGACGCGGGCGACGCGACCGATCTCGCGGCGCTCGGCTTCGCGCCCGAGCACGTCGCGGCATTCCGCACGCTGCGCGCGCAGCCGCACGGGATGAACATCATCAGCGGGCCGACGGGCTCCGGCAAGTCGACGACGCTGCAGCGGATGCTCGCCGCGCAGATCGACGAATCGCGCGGCAGCCTGCACGTGATCACGGTCGAGGACCCGATCGAATATCCGATCGGCGGCGCGGTGCAGACGCCGGTCGCGAACGCGCCGACCGAGGAGGCGCGCGCGCTCGCGTTCGCGGCGGCGATCACGAACGCGATGCGGCTCGATCCGGACACGATCATGATCGGCGAGATCCGCGACCGCGCGTCCGGGCAGACGGCGCTGCGCGCGTCGATGACGGGCCACCAGGTGTGGACGACGGTGCACGCGAACAGCGCGCTCGCGATTGCCGACCGGCTGATCGATCTCGGCCTGCATGCGCGGATGGTCACCGATCACACGGTGGTCTCCGGGCTCATCAGCCAGCGTCTCGTGAAGCTGCTGTGCCCGCATTGCAAGCTGCGGCTCGTCGATCATCCGGACCGCATCGAGCCGGGCCTGTTCGCGCGGCTGCGGCTCGCGCTCGACAGCCGGATGCACGACGTGTGCATCGCGGGCGACGGCTGCGCGCATTGCCGTACCGTCGGCACGATCGGCCGCACGGTCGTCGCCGAGGTGATCCTGCCCGACGCGCGGCTGTTCGAGTTCCTGCGCGACGGCGACAAGGCCGGCGCGCTCGAGTACTGGACCCGCACGCTCGGCGGGGTGACGCTCGGCGAGCACGCGTTGCGCAAGGTCGCGGCGGGGCTCGTCGATCCGCGCGGCGTCGAGCGCATCGTCGGCACGCTCGCGCCGGTGTCGGGCGAAGCGCGGCAGCAGCTGTCGCTCGTCGGATTCAGCTATGGCACTTGA
- the pilP gene encoding type IV pilus biogenesis protein PilP has protein sequence MCALGLALLAGVARAAGPASSDDGTAARLTQLQSETVLLQAQLKKLETEQQVAERTAQLARVRGGGAPAAGQFTVTAIEGVGKRMFATLRMNGGAEFEVQRGDALPDGGRVVAIEPRAVVVSNRGRTLRLSTASPSYAGNPPLPADAAAPLPTLPSLPASGS, from the coding sequence ATGTGCGCGCTTGGCCTGGCGTTGCTCGCCGGCGTTGCGCGCGCGGCGGGGCCCGCGTCGTCCGACGACGGCACCGCCGCGCGGCTCACGCAGCTGCAAAGCGAGACGGTGCTGCTGCAGGCGCAGCTGAAGAAGCTCGAGACCGAGCAGCAGGTCGCCGAGCGCACCGCGCAGCTCGCGCGCGTGCGCGGCGGCGGCGCGCCGGCAGCCGGGCAATTCACGGTGACGGCGATCGAAGGCGTCGGCAAGCGCATGTTCGCGACGCTGCGGATGAACGGCGGCGCCGAATTTGAAGTGCAGCGCGGCGACGCGCTGCCGGACGGCGGGCGCGTCGTCGCGATTGAGCCGCGCGCGGTCGTCGTGTCGAATCGCGGACGCACGCTCCGGCTGTCGACGGCGTCGCCTTCCTATGCGGGCAATCCGCCGCTGCCGGCCGACGCGGCCGCGCCGCTGCCGACGCTGCCCAGCCTGCCGGCGAGCGGCTCATGA